The stretch of DNA CGGTCCGATCGATGTCAGCCGCCACCCCCATCCGGAGAAACTCCAGCTGGTGCATGAGGCGGAACACAGCGTGGACCATGCGTGGGAAGTGTATCACCGTGCGGCCTTGGGGGGCACCGTGGCATCACCTGACCTGCAGGCCAACATCGAGCAGCATCTGCATGAAGCCCGAACCCTGCTGACACAGGCGCAAGAAGCAGCCGACCAGGGAGACAGGGGCAAGGTAGAACGGCTGGTCGGTGAGATCAAGATTCATACGGTCCAGGCAATCGCGGGGAGCAAGGAGCAGAAGAAATGACTCAAGGTTTGAGCAGGAGAGGAACCAGGTGGAGATGCATGAGCCTGTTCGTGACGGCAGCCTGTGCGGTCGCCCTGACACCTGCGCTCGCGGCGCCGACTCTCAAGGAGCTTGATCCGGTTCCGATGGTGATCGTTCCGGGCGGACCGTTTCTGATGGGCAGTGAGAGTCCCACGGGGCGAGCCGACGAGTGGCCGCAGCGTTCGGTGCATGTCGATACGTTCGCCATCGATCACGTGGAAGTGACCAATGAGCGCTACATGGCGTTCGTCGCCACCACCGGCCATCGCAGCCCGCCGAACCCCTATGGCACGGGAGTTTTGGTGTCGGCCAAGGGCATCGAGCAGCTACCGGTCGTGCAGGTGACGTGGTACGACGCCAAGGCCTACTGTGCGTGGGCCAAGAAACGACTGCCCACCGAAGCGGAGTGGGAGAAGGCTGCGCGCGGCACCGATGGCAGGATGTTTCCATGGGGGAACAAAACTCCAGACCCGACTCAAGCGAACTTTGACCGAGAATGGATCGACGACAAGACATTGTACGCCGTCGGTTCGTTGTCCGGAGGAGCCTCGCCCTACGGCATTCAGGATATGTCCGGCAATGCACGGGAATGGGTGCAGGATTGGTACGCCCCCGACTATTACGCAAATGCTCCCGACAAGAACCCACAGGGCCCCGACAAGGGGATTGTCCGGGTGATCCGTGGCGGTTCCTGGCATAGCCCTTTGTCGGATATCACCGCGACGGCACGGGGACGCGGAGGATTCGCGCTGCAGACGCACGGCACCGGATTCCGGTGTGTTCGGGGTGGAGAGTCGGCGAAGTGAGCAACGGACATGTGAGAGGGAGTGAGGTCGGTTTGAAGCAGAGGGAGAGGAGGTACCGCGCCTCCGCACGCGGCCTCCCGTTGAGGTGGGCGGGTTCTTCCTTCGGAGGAATCCGTCCCCTCAGCGAACCATCGAATGGCGGATGACGATCAGCCAGGCGGAATAACAGGGAGGCCTTCATGACTCAGGTCATCGCATATGGCATCGCGGCGATTGTGGTGAGTATCGGGGCGGCACTGTTGGTCAGACCGCGGCGTGCTGCCTATGTGGTGGTGCGGGCGGCTCGATCGGAAAGGCCACGGGTGCGGTAGGTCGATGGGTAGACACTGGAATGGGAGCCGTCGCATGCAGTGGGCTCCATGTCGTTCGCGGGCGTCCATTTTTACTCCGGTCGGGGGTTCCAATGGAAACACATGGGACACCAGAATCCGTCTCCACTCCGCAGCCCGGGCATCAGATCTGTCCGCGTTGCGGAGGATTGTTGTTGACGCAGCACTATATCGATTTGCTTGATGATACCGGTCAGATCGATATTACGGCATGGCACTGCACGATGTGCGGCGAGGTGCTCGACCCGGTCATTCTGAAGAATCGCCGGAGCCCGCCGCCGAATCTGTTGTACGGCACGAAGCAGCGGAAGTTCAGCCAGCGTGTGACGGCCGCGTCGGACAGCAGGCCTGTGAAACAGTCATCAGATGATCGGGCCCCGGATGAGAGCGACGAGGAGTCAGTTGATCAGGCTGACGGGGATGGGGCAACGTAGCCGTGGACTGTGAGAGACGGGAGGGCGGACGGATGAAGATCATCGTCACCGGCGGAACAGGATTCATCGGCCATGCGTTGGTCGATGTGTTGGCGCGGAAGGGACATGAGGTGGTGGTGCTCAGCCGCAAGGCCGGTCACGCCCCGCAGTCTTCCGTCCGGTTTGTCGAATGGGATGCGCACTCCGCCGGATCCTGGCAGTCTGATGTGGTGACGGCAGAGGTCGTGATCAATCTTGCCGGTGCGCCGATCGCCGAGGGGCGATGGACGGATGCCCGCAAACGGATTCTGGTGGAGAGCCGGGTTCGGTCGACCAGACTCATGGTGGACGCATTGGCCGGACGGTCCGCGCCCCTTCCCCTGTTGGTCAGCGCCTCTGGCATCGGATATTACGGTCCCAACGACGACCGGCTTCTGGATGAGGCTTCCCCGGTCGGGCAAGGATTCCTGGCTGAGCTGTCTGCCGCATGGGAAGCGGAGGCCTTGCGCGCGAGTCAGTTCGGGACGCGGGTCGTGCTGTTGAGAACCGGGATGGTGCTCGAACAGGACGGTGGGGCGCTGCCGAAGATGTGGCTGCCGTTTCAGCTTTTTGCCGGAGGGCCGATTCTGCCCGGCACGCAGTGGGTGTCATGGATT from Nitrospira sp. encodes:
- a CDS encoding formylglycine-generating enzyme family protein, whose protein sequence is MSLFVTAACAVALTPALAAPTLKELDPVPMVIVPGGPFLMGSESPTGRADEWPQRSVHVDTFAIDHVEVTNERYMAFVATTGHRSPPNPYGTGVLVSAKGIEQLPVVQVTWYDAKAYCAWAKKRLPTEAEWEKAARGTDGRMFPWGNKTPDPTQANFDREWIDDKTLYAVGSLSGGASPYGIQDMSGNAREWVQDWYAPDYYANAPDKNPQGPDKGIVRVIRGGSWHSPLSDITATARGRGGFALQTHGTGFRCVRGGESAK
- a CDS encoding TIGR01777 family oxidoreductase; the protein is MKIIVTGGTGFIGHALVDVLARKGHEVVVLSRKAGHAPQSSVRFVEWDAHSAGSWQSDVVTAEVVINLAGAPIAEGRWTDARKRILVESRVRSTRLMVDALAGRSAPLPLLVSASGIGYYGPNDDRLLDEASPVGQGFLAELSAAWEAEALRASQFGTRVVLLRTGMVLEQDGGALPKMWLPFQLFAGGPILPGTQWVSWIHRADLIGLIQWAIATATLSGPVNAVAPEAVMMKTFCATVGKVLHRPSWLPVPGFALQLALGELGSLMTTGQRVDPAKARAGGYPFLYPTLEPALRAIVNEEDQACLPSSTR